A genome region from Nycticebus coucang isolate mNycCou1 chromosome 4, mNycCou1.pri, whole genome shotgun sequence includes the following:
- the UNC50 gene encoding protein unc-50 homolog, producing MLPSTSMNSSMQGNGVLNSRDAARHTAGAKRYKYLRRLFRFRQMDFEFAAWQMLYLFTSPQRVYRNFHYRKQTKDQWARDDPAFLVLLSIWLCVSTIGFGFVLDMGFFETIKLLLWVVFIDCVGVGLLISTLMWFISNKYLVKRQSRDYDVEWGYAFDVHLNAFYPLLVILHFIQLFFINHIILTDTFIGYLVGNTLWLIAVGYYIYVTFLGYSALPFLKNTVILLYPFAPLILLYGLSLALGWNFTHALCSFYKYRVK from the exons ATGTTACCAAGTACCTCAATGAATTCCTCAATGCAAGGAAATGGAGTCTTGAATTCCAGGGATGCAGCGAGACACACGGCTGGAGCAAAACGCTACAAATACCTGAGAAGGCTTTTTCGTTTTCGGCAGATGGACTTCGAATTTGCTGCTTGGCAGATGCTCTACCTGTTCACTTCCCCACAGAGGGTTTATAGAAACTTTCATTACCGAAAGCAGACAAAGGACCAGTGGGCCAGAGATGACCCTGCTTTCTTGGTCCTGTTAAGTATTTGGCTCTGTG TGTCCACAATAGGATTTGGCTTTGTGCTGGACATGGGATTTTTTGAGACAATAAAGCTTCTCCTTTGGGTTGTATTCATAGATTGTGTAGGCGTTGGTCTTCTGATATCAACTTTAATGTG GTTCATCTCTAACAAGTACTTAGTGAAACGACAGAGCAGAGACTATGATGTAGAGTGGGGCTATGCCTTTGATGTGCACCTGAATGCTTTTTATCCACTCCTAGtcattttgcattttattcaGCTTTTTTTCATCAACC ATATTATCCTAACAGATACGTTTATTGGATATTTAGTTGGAAATACCTTATGGTTGATTGCAGTTGGCTATTATATCTATGTAACCTTCCTAGGATACAGTg ccctgccatttttgaaaaatacagtaattcttCTCTACCCTTTTGCACCTCTCATTCTGCTGTACGGGCTGTCACTAGCACTGGGATGGAACTTTACCCATGCTCTGTGTTCTTTCTACAAGTACAgggtaaaatga